The genomic interval TCTCATTTACATGGGATCAAAAATATATACCAGcagaacattatgaccactttcTATTAGTATTTTGATTCCAAAAGATCCCTGAAAATGTGCTGTGGTATCTGACACCAAGATATTAGCAGCAGTTCCATAAAGTCCTGTAAATAGGTAGATGAGCCTTGTTGTTCACCACATCCCACAGATGCTCAATTAGACTCAGATCTGGGAAATTTGGAGGCAAAATCAGCATGTCAAACCAGTTGTGCTCCTCAAATCATTCCAGAACAATTTGTTTGCCTTGTCACAGGGGGCATTACCCTGTTGAAAGAAGTGACAGCAGACGGGTTTACATGTTCTTCACTGACCCTACCTAAACGTTGCTGAAGACTGTCTGGAACCAGATTAGAGGTTCCAGACATGGGGAGCataaattaaaatgacaaaaatgcaGACCATAGGTCTTTAAGTTTGGGGTAGCTCTTGACACAGGAGTTTCAGAGCAAAGACACTAATGAACTCCCTGCTGTAACAATCTTCATGCTTCCTGCTGTAAAGTCAGGCTTCCTGCAACAAGTTCACTCTGGCGTAAAACAGCAGCTCCTGCAGCAACCACAGGATCCATTCCTCTCATCTCTGGAAATCTCCATTGACTTTAACGATGCAGACGTTGCCTAGAGGCGCTGCGAAACTCTCATTAACGCAGAAGTCCCTGATCATGCAGGACCCTGCGTTGGACTGACACGCGTGTATGTGATTTAGATGACAGGGGGCGGCTTCCCTGCAGGGGAaacgatgatgatgatggtgatgatgatggaGGAGGAGGGAAGTTTGTGACGTTTCTCTGCCCTCTGTCCGCAGGAAGACTGGATGGATATGATTCTGGTTTTGCGCAGTTTGTTCGTCCTCATCATAACGTAAAGAGAAACGAGCTGGTTCTGTAGAGATTTGCAAGGACCAGAGATTAAACGCGTGTTTGACTCTGAAATGTCTCAGCGTTGGAAATGCAGCTCCACGCCTGTCTGTTGCTTTTTATGTTCACAACAGGTAAGAAAAGCAGCTACAGTCTGCTTTAACGTATCTAATGCGTATCTGCAGCATTCGCTATGCCATTTTAGACTACAACTGTTCGAATATCCATAGAAATTTGTAGGAATGTATActgatttttctttccttggTAGCCTAAACATTTCAATTTAGCCTtaatttgatgttttatttaaccatttAAAGGTGAAAATAACCAAAAGAACGACAAAGGAAGACTGAATTAAGCCTATTTCTcatattatttctttaaaatttaTCTTTGCAGTTTTCAGCATTTTCTGAAATACTGCTGTAGTCAGGGACGTCGCTAAAACTGAAAGCACAGGGGTAGCTTAGCCCTCCAGGGCTGCTGAAAGCCGTTTGCCTGCTCAGTGGACAGGGTTCaataatgtatttattatgAGCTGTAGAGTATTGGTTAGGACCTAACATctactttattttttctgaCTCTGGAGGCTCCCCtgccttttttctttcaagGTTTTagtatttaaacagtttaaaccaGCTTGTGCGattgtattatttaaatatctgcATAACAGACTGTCTTTTTACACTTCAAGGATTTTACGCAGGGCCAGCCAGAGGTATACGTGAAATGTGTAACCGCTTAGAGTCGCAAGGGATTTTGAATTcttacaggtttttttttttttttctttttctttcaagtCAATAATTGAAAGTTAATTTAATCATTTCTGCCAAGGTCTGAGCTCGGAAAACAATTTATTGACACAGTCATGGTTTATAAATAAGTCAAGCAGTAAcagcttttttgtttatttgctaAATCTTGGATCTTGGAGCAGCCGAAACATATGTTGTTACATGTTGTTGATTGTAATGTttgaataaatttttttttttcttctgtgtttttcaaatatggaccaaaataaACTAAGGGGGTACTTACGAGGTTCTAAAATAACTCAAATATAAACTAAAATGTGCAAAGTGGGCTACAGCTCCCACTgtccttgtttaatatttttttgaccTCACACAGCTTCTTCTTGGATCGTAATGTAGTCCAACAGGGGGAAACAACTGAACAACCACCAGCatcaaataataaaatgctatattatttattttaacttggaGACTTGCCtccttatacattttttttattttttattataaactaTAATTATTGTGGGCTGAAGAACATCTTAGGGGAGCTTTAGTTCCCCTAATGATTGTAGACTGTAAATAATCGCATTaacaattgtttttgttttatttatgatttttgtCTTGTAATATCTTAACAGATAAAACCCTGGCCTTGCTGCACAAACACTGTGGTGGAAATGTCCCATTGGACCAAGAGCCTGCAGGCCTCATCAACCTCTCTTTACCTGGACTTTTTAATCACACTAGGGggctcaaccccatgagccagCAGTCTAGGGAGAGTTTACCACTTTCAAATTGCACTTGGGTGTTAGGTATTCCTCTGGGGAGGACGGTACTCTTAAAGTTAATGTGGATGGAAAATGATTCAAGGATCTCGCTGAGATGTGTTAAAGAAGATCAGATCTTACACAGCCACAGGGAAACAGCGCTGCTCTCTGACTGTGATAAGAACAAAGCTGTCCTCAGTTGGACAGGACCGGGAATTTCCTCAAATTCAATTCAGCTGGCTTATTATGGTGAGAAAACACATTCCTCAGTTACTGTATACGCACTTGCCTTCAATTTTTTAATTCCCGAGTTTTATCTGGTACTAATGGAGTTTGAGGAGTTCTTACttacttttcacatttcatgCTTTGCTCACATGAAATGTGTTTCTTGTTTATAGTGGAGATGAAACAGGTTTTTTCAGGCTTAATCTGGGTGTTTAGCCAAATATGCAATGAAAATGTCTTCAGTTAATGTGTTCACTGGAAACGTATCTCACTCGCTGTGTTGTTTTGAAGAAATATTGTGATTTCAACTCTCTGTCCTCAATCCCTGTGTACCTCTCTATCTTTCTGTTTTAGATAGATAAGTAGATGGATACATATATACTTTATTTTCCCCATGGGGGAAATTTGTTGTGGACTGCATGTGCTACAATTACAAACTGCCACCATTTTTCTTCCTGGTCATCTAGTTCAGGAAGATGAGAGAAATTCCTCGGAGGCACGGTCTACTTACCAACAAGACCAGGACCCTACTGGTTGGTCTGAGACAGAAGCTACCTATAAAAGCGTTGCAACAGTTGCTCAAGAGGTGGTGAGGGACACAGAGGAGGACAGAAGTCGTGTCTTGTGGAGTTTTAACCCTCAGTCTGTGTCTAGCGCCACCTCTCAGGACAAGGTGCTGCTGCAGCCGACCTCATTCGGGTGGGGACTCCCAGTCGCTGGGAGAACTGATATGGAAACTCTCCCTCTTCCTGAGGAAGAACGGAACAATGGAGCGGATACATCTGGAGCTGCTCACCTCGCTGACAATCCCATGACTGCCATAACACGCCCAAACTTTCAGCCTGCAGTCAGTACAGACACCAAATcccaaacagaaaaatatactGGCTTCACCCAAGGGCAAACTGAGACATCCTGGACAGATGCAAAAGTCAATCTTTCCATTACCACAGATTTACAAAGATCTACATCTGTACAGACATTAATAAAGATAGAGGAACTTGTAACACAGATGGATGAACCTACAGCTATGCCGACAAACCAAAGTCTGTCCAGTTTCAGTGTTCTTAACACTTCTTTCTCTGGGATATTGATGTCTGACAGCAATACCTCAATAGATCCACACAGTGGTGCTATTGGTCAAACTCCTGAAGATAAACAAGCTCGCTCAGACAGATTTTACTCAGTTCTGACATTCATCCCCACCTctcaacatttaaaatcttcCATCAAACCTTCCCACCATGACTCAAGCAACACACAGCCCACTCTGGCATCACTATCTTCTACACAGAGCTCCAGCAGGCCTTCTTCACCCACCACCCACATGGCAGAGATTCACACTGCTGTGGGCTCTGTGGAGGCTGCTTCACTTCATCCACAAACAGATCAGAGTGACTCCTCTGTCTCTAATGTTAACACTCAGAGTGCTGCTCTGAAGTCCTCTGATGGGCTTGAAAATACAGAAGGGTTTCACACAGTCTTGCCTTCCACACAGAGTCAGACAAACTATCCTCCAAACACGGAGGGCCGCTCACACTCCCTGCATTCATCTTCTGTCCTGACACCAACAGGCGGTATAGAGACACAAACAATGCAATCAAGTGGGGCTTATTCCATGACCACAAACATGATCCGAACTTTATTTACAGAGGATGGATCTTTTGCTACAACCAGACCAGCACAGACCATCAGGGTCCAGACCTCATCGGCTACAACAACCATCAGAGAAACACATACGCCCCCATTTACTCAAATGTCACAATCAACCAGTGATTCACCAAGCGCCTCATTAACTCCTTTACATGTGCTACAAACACAAAACGAGCTTCTGGATGATACCCAGACAACTTTAGCCTCTTCTGTGACTGAATCCTCCATGGACACGAGCAGCATGGAGCCCAAAACTATGTCTGAATCCTCACAAACATCTCATCAGCTTCTGCCATCTTCTGCTACAGTCTCTCCAAATAAACACCTTTTTACCACTGCAAATACGCCTCTGCAGCCGGTGAAATCAGATGGAGATGTGAAGGGCACCGCAGTCTGGCAGTGGTCTCCAAGCGGCACAGTGAAGCCTAATGCTCCAGGAGGACCTCCTCAAGCCTTTCATCCCAGCCAACCGAACCATTTTGGTGTCACATCTGAACTAATCCCAACACCCAACGGAAGTTTAACAACGAGCCCCATCTACTACATTGTACCAAACCAGCCTGCTACTATCAGAGGTGGGTTCTGGTTTAGTTTGCCTCTTTaacatttcatacatttttagattttggtTGAAGGGGgttattttgatttaattttgtttctttgggtgattattttttgttttatagtaaatggtaaatgaactgaacttatatagcacctttccagtcatacagaccactcaaagcgctttacactagagccacattcacccaattgcactcactagcGCTCACACGtccctcaagttgcctaccgatacgcagattggtaggcaacttgaggttaagagccttgcccaggggcatcacttagttattttggtttgatcaggagTCAGCTGGCCCAAACGACGGTCATAACTACAATCAGTGTAAGAAGAGGATCAGGATTTCTGAAAATAATAGATTGCTAAATTATGCCTGagattttagcatttttgaCCATTTATTTCTACAATTCATGGAATTTAACTACAAAGCAAAATAAACTGTTTGCAAAGTATGGAAGGAAATAGGATGGGACAAAATGACTGTACCTAACCAAGAAATGCAGTTATGAACTGGAAAGCAGTGCCATCGGAGCTCagtacacattttatttttctttaaatgtccaagtcattgtgttttcattaacaCATTTGTTTATTCTGTCTAGTGGAGTCAGTGGAGTTGCTACTGCAGATAGTTGTAGAAGAGTCTCATTCTGCTTCAACTGCTGGTCTGGAGGAAGACATAATGGCATGGGTGAGGAACTGTACACAAACAATGTAGCAAAGGGCACAAATGAACACAGTTATATGACAAGGTACaaattttaattcttttttctgCATCTGCACACCTTATCTTTAGTTGGAGACCTACCTGCAGAGAGCACCAGGCTTTAGTAAGCTGCAGGGAGTCTGGAGCAGGTGAGCTGCTACGAAACTTTTCAAGATCTGATTTTACTCAAATACAGGTTAAAACTTCTGGAAACCAGCCTCTTGCCTTATCACTCTTAGGATACACCCCTTTCAGCCTCTACCAGGATGATGTAAACAGATTTAGCATTACAATTCATTATGGTGTGCCAGTGTTTAGTATTAATCAGCATCGTAACTCAACTTCAAGGTTCTACGCAATATGTCCCCCTCAAATGATCTAAAAGGACGCCACATTCTTTGTGCCTTGTCTTGCTTAGTTTTGCTAATGCCTATATATATTGACTGTGCAGATTAATCACACATTCTTGACATAGAATTTGTGTCTGGGAGCGAAGATGGCCATGGAAGGGTGAtgtttgtgtctggtgaaccattaTTGCATTGTCGGCCATATCAACACAGAAATCAGGTGTTGTTGTCATTAGATCTTTTTATAAAAGACCTAATTATGACCGGGGGTGCAGAGTGGAGCAGCAGGTCTTTAATTCAAATCTTGACCAGTGGTCTACCTGTATGGAGGTTGCATGTTTTCCCTTTGCATGGGTGGGTTCTCCCAGTGGgttttgccctgtgatggactggtgactggtccaaggtgtaccccacctcttgcccattgacctctggagataggtaccagcctCCCACCCACGCAGTCCTGCAAGAATAACCAagtgtagaaaatggatggattgattcaTTATGTCCAAGTTTTAGTTAGAGGGCATTCAATCTGTATGAttccaagtaaaaataaatgaaaatgttctttATCTAAATTATTGGTTGTGTATTTTACAAATCCAAATCTTGCGGTAAGGCTATACCAATTATAGATCAGAAAATGTTACGTCAGCATTGCTAATGGAGTATGTCTGTATTTAAAGTTTGATTATAATGTTTTATGCTTTTCTTCCAGCGGCCATGCAGTGCAGAGCCTGGTTGTGTTTAAAACTAGTGAGGCTCTGCagtggctcagtgtgagcggacCCACATCACTGCTGGAACGAACAGGACTAGCTCAAGCTGTTCACCAAGGGAAGATGTTTAGATCATCTAGGATCACAAATATCACTGTTGGAGGTGAGCC from Girardinichthys multiradiatus isolate DD_20200921_A chromosome 5, DD_fGirMul_XY1, whole genome shotgun sequence carries:
- the si:ch211-14k19.8 gene encoding interphotoreceptor matrix proteoglycan 2 isoform X1, whose product is MQLHACLLLFMFTTDKTLALLHKHCGGNVPLDQEPAGLINLSLPGLFNHTRGLNPMSQQSRESLPLSNCTWVLGIPLGRTVLLKLMWMENDSRISLRCVKEDQILHSHRETALLSDCDKNKAVLSWTGPGISSNSIQLAYYVQEDERNSSEARSTYQQDQDPTGWSETEATYKSVATVAQEVVRDTEEDRSRVLWSFNPQSVSSATSQDKVLLQPTSFGWGLPVAGRTDMETLPLPEEERNNGADTSGAAHLADNPMTAITRPNFQPAVSTDTKSQTEKYTGFTQGQTETSWTDAKVNLSITTDLQRSTSVQTLIKIEELVTQMDEPTAMPTNQSLSSFSVLNTSFSGILMSDSNTSIDPHSGAIGQTPEDKQARSDRFYSVLTFIPTSQHLKSSIKPSHHDSSNTQPTLASLSSTQSSSRPSSPTTHMAEIHTAVGSVEAASLHPQTDQSDSSVSNVNTQSAALKSSDGLENTEGFHTVLPSTQSQTNYPPNTEGRSHSLHSSSVLTPTGGIETQTMQSSGAYSMTTNMIRTLFTEDGSFATTRPAQTIRVQTSSATTTIRETHTPPFTQMSQSTSDSPSASLTPLHVLQTQNELLDDTQTTLASSVTESSMDTSSMEPKTMSESSQTSHQLLPSSATVSPNKHLFTTANTPLQPVKSDGDVKGTAVWQWSPSGTVKPNAPGGPPQAFHPSQPNHFGVTSELIPTPNGSLTTSPIYYIVPNQPATIRVESVELLLQIVVEESHSASTAGLEEDIMAWLETYLQRAPGFSKLQGVWSSGHAVQSLVVFKTSEALQWLSVSGPTSLLERTGLAQAVHQGKMFRSSRITNITVGGLQGDVCDWLLQCPSGYKCVLQPSTTNHSCSSACRFDYCHHHGICTHHPGQLPVCRCLVGDDFWYMGRRCDMKMTRAHLISASLAILIIIVMVIGVLACLAVRRYRTILIQAKVDQTRSSYRRFNHFDELSGRFWLRSWAGSADSLDNPAFLRSDELLHLRALDRPCCYHDDTLSLPSTCPSHGTRINTIYPHSSQYGWRGSGMSMGDGVLDSGKASDLSVCSWPVEPIHWTPFPLLQQLASHRTPAVKVSRPRSYCEGMELVDLGKSWTA
- the si:ch211-14k19.8 gene encoding mucin-3A isoform X2, whose amino-acid sequence is MQLHACLLLFMFTTVQEDERNSSEARSTYQQDQDPTGWSETEATYKSVATVAQEVVRDTEEDRSRVLWSFNPQSVSSATSQDKVLLQPTSFGWGLPVAGRTDMETLPLPEEERNNGADTSGAAHLADNPMTAITRPNFQPAVSTDTKSQTEKYTGFTQGQTETSWTDAKVNLSITTDLQRSTSVQTLIKIEELVTQMDEPTAMPTNQSLSSFSVLNTSFSGILMSDSNTSIDPHSGAIGQTPEDKQARSDRFYSVLTFIPTSQHLKSSIKPSHHDSSNTQPTLASLSSTQSSSRPSSPTTHMAEIHTAVGSVEAASLHPQTDQSDSSVSNVNTQSAALKSSDGLENTEGFHTVLPSTQSQTNYPPNTEGRSHSLHSSSVLTPTGGIETQTMQSSGAYSMTTNMIRTLFTEDGSFATTRPAQTIRVQTSSATTTIRETHTPPFTQMSQSTSDSPSASLTPLHVLQTQNELLDDTQTTLASSVTESSMDTSSMEPKTMSESSQTSHQLLPSSATVSPNKHLFTTANTPLQPVKSDGDVKGTAVWQWSPSGTVKPNAPGGPPQAFHPSQPNHFGVTSELIPTPNGSLTTSPIYYIVPNQPATIRVESVELLLQIVVEESHSASTAGLEEDIMAWLETYLQRAPGFSKLQGVWSSGHAVQSLVVFKTSEALQWLSVSGPTSLLERTGLAQAVHQGKMFRSSRITNITVGGLQGDVCDWLLQCPSGYKCVLQPSTTNHSCSSACRFDYCHHHGICTHHPGQLPVCRCLVGDDFWYMGRRCDMKMTRAHLISASLAILIIIVMVIGVLACLAVRRYRTILIQAKVDQTRSSYRRFNHFDELSGRFWLRSWAGSADSLDNPAFLRSDELLHLRALDRPCCYHDDTLSLPSTCPSHGTRINTIYPHSSQYGWRGSGMSMGDGVLDSGKASDLSVCSWPVEPIHWTPFPLLQQLASHRTPAVKVSRPRSYCEGMELVDLGKSWTA